A portion of the Halodesulfovibrio aestuarii DSM 17919 = ATCC 29578 genome contains these proteins:
- the argF gene encoding ornithine carbamoyltransferase — MTKHFTRIRDLGCQAAHDLIARAKEMKDTDYRCDLMAGKTAIMLFEKASTRTRVSFETAVYHLGGKTIFMTPAESQLGRSEPLKDTARVLSRYNDCMIVRTFGQENIEQLVHYGDIPVVNALTDQGHPCQIMSDLLTIHERTPNFDAVRVAWVGDGNNMANSWIEAAMYFPFELFMAFPEGYEPDKELLSFALQAGAKIFCTHDPKLALEGAHYVNTDVWASMGQEEEQKRREKAFAGYMIDEKMMALAHPDAKFMHCLPAHRGEEVSEEVFEGPASIVWDQAENRLHMQKAILEWVFKAD; from the coding sequence ATGACCAAGCACTTTACACGTATCAGAGATTTGGGTTGCCAAGCTGCGCATGACCTTATTGCCCGCGCTAAAGAGATGAAGGACACAGACTACCGTTGTGACCTTATGGCTGGCAAAACAGCGATTATGCTTTTTGAAAAGGCATCCACCCGTACACGTGTTTCTTTTGAAACAGCTGTATACCACCTTGGCGGTAAAACTATTTTTATGACTCCGGCTGAAAGCCAGTTGGGTCGAAGTGAACCGCTAAAAGATACTGCTCGAGTGCTCTCCCGATACAATGACTGTATGATTGTTCGAACCTTCGGTCAGGAAAACATTGAACAGCTGGTACATTACGGTGATATCCCTGTTGTTAATGCGCTGACTGACCAAGGGCACCCATGTCAGATTATGAGTGACCTCCTGACTATTCATGAACGCACTCCTAACTTTGACGCAGTACGGGTTGCATGGGTTGGCGATGGCAACAACATGGCTAATTCATGGATTGAAGCTGCAATGTACTTTCCGTTTGAGCTGTTTATGGCGTTTCCGGAAGGCTACGAGCCGGATAAAGAACTGCTTTCTTTTGCGCTGCAGGCTGGAGCTAAAATCTTCTGTACCCATGATCCAAAGCTGGCTCTTGAGGGTGCACACTACGTAAATACAGACGTATGGGCATCTATGGGACAGGAAGAAGAGCAGAAACGTCGCGAAAAAGCATTTGCAGGATACATGATTGATGAGAAGATGATGGCTCTTGCTCATCCTGACGCAAAGTTCATGCATTGTTTGCCTGCGCATCGCGGTGAAGAAGTGAGCGAAGAAGTTTTTGAAGGTCCGGCGTCTATTGTATGGGATCAGGCAGAAAACCGCCTGCACATGCAAAAAGCAATTCTCGAATGGGTATTCAAAGCAGATTAA
- the argH gene encoding argininosuccinate lyase, which produces MAEKKMWGGRFRQKTAALVEEYTESVSYDRNLYRQDIAGSKAHARMLARQQVISQEDADSIVSGLDAILKEIEDGTFQWKTEYEDVHMNIESRLSELIGDAGKRLHTGRSRNDQVALDFRLYVSDSIREWQELIKGVVAELVKQAEEHVDTLLPGCTHMQPAQPVSLAHHLLAYAWMLTRDFDRLVDCDKRARVCPLGAAALAGTTYPLDPASVAEELGMYGTFKNSMDAVSDRDFVLESLFAGSLVMTHLSRLNEELVYWANPNFGYIYLPDAYATGSSIMPQKKNPDVSEIMRGKVGRTFGALMNLLATVKGLPMTYNRDMQEDKEPFIDTDKTVSTSLAIMAGMLSELRFNTKRMEEVLKQGFLNATELADYLVGKGVPFREAHHITGAAVALAEDKNKGLEDLSIEEFNTVSDLISDDVYEVLSYKNAVARRKTQGGTGPDAVRAQIAELNGWLS; this is translated from the coding sequence ATGGCAGAAAAAAAGATGTGGGGCGGACGTTTTCGTCAGAAAACCGCTGCGCTCGTAGAAGAATATACAGAATCCGTTTCCTACGACAGAAACCTCTACAGGCAGGATATCGCAGGGTCTAAAGCCCATGCGCGTATGCTTGCCCGTCAGCAGGTTATTTCTCAGGAAGATGCAGATTCTATTGTATCCGGCCTTGATGCTATTCTAAAGGAAATTGAAGACGGTACGTTTCAGTGGAAAACTGAGTACGAAGATGTTCACATGAACATTGAAAGCCGTCTTTCCGAACTCATTGGTGATGCCGGCAAACGCCTGCACACCGGACGTTCCAGAAACGATCAGGTGGCACTTGATTTCCGTCTGTATGTTTCTGATTCTATCCGTGAATGGCAGGAGCTTATTAAAGGCGTAGTTGCTGAGCTTGTAAAACAGGCTGAAGAGCACGTGGATACCTTGCTTCCGGGTTGCACTCACATGCAGCCAGCACAGCCTGTATCCCTTGCACATCATCTTCTTGCCTACGCATGGATGCTTACACGCGATTTCGATCGCCTTGTAGACTGCGATAAACGCGCTCGTGTGTGTCCGCTTGGTGCAGCAGCACTTGCAGGCACTACATATCCGCTTGATCCTGCCTCAGTAGCAGAAGAACTCGGCATGTACGGAACCTTCAAAAACTCTATGGATGCGGTGTCCGACAGAGATTTTGTTCTGGAATCCTTATTCGCCGGTTCACTCGTTATGACGCATCTTTCTCGTCTTAACGAAGAGCTTGTATACTGGGCAAACCCTAACTTCGGGTACATCTATCTGCCAGATGCCTACGCCACCGGCTCAAGCATCATGCCGCAGAAGAAAAATCCGGATGTTTCGGAGATCATGCGCGGTAAAGTGGGGCGTACCTTCGGTGCACTCATGAACCTGCTCGCCACAGTTAAAGGTCTTCCAATGACCTACAACCGTGACATGCAGGAAGATAAAGAGCCGTTTATTGATACTGATAAAACAGTATCAACATCCCTCGCTATTATGGCAGGTATGCTCTCTGAATTGCGTTTTAATACAAAACGCATGGAAGAAGTGCTCAAGCAGGGCTTCCTTAACGCAACAGAACTCGCTGACTACCTTGTAGGCAAAGGTGTTCCGTTCCGTGAAGCTCACCACATCACAGGCGCTGCGGTGGCGCTTGCTGAAGACAAAAACAAGGGACTCGAAGATCTCAGTATCGAAGAGTTCAATACTGTTTCTGATCTTATCTCAGACGATGTGTACGAAGTACTCTCCTACAAGAATGCTGTTGCCCGACGCAAAACTCAGGGCGGTACCGGCCCCGATGCTGTGCGTGCACAAATAGCAGAATTGAACGGCTGGCTCAGCTAA
- a CDS encoding branched-chain amino acid aminotransferase, with protein sequence MDFKLDLLPEEKRNYNCLSELETLSFGQLRSDHMFVAEYEDGEWKNARIVPYQNFSIAPGAMVLHYGQALFEGAKAFQRDGELYTWRFDKNAERLNESARILCMPEIPVDFQIEALNRLLDIERNWCPKVEESSLYIRPFMFATQDSLGVHPSSKYIYCIMLSPSGPYYAGGFSNTVTLLVTEKFHRATPGGTGAAKACGNYAASLRAQEFAKSKNCAQVLYLDTTNTYLEEVGAMNHFHIMKDGSIIIPEFTDTILKSITSQSVLELFPNARQERIKIADFLEQIENGEIIEAGGFGTAAVITPVGKYVTDDGKEYVVGDGEIGKHTRAIYEKYVSMQRGDIEAPEGWLVQVPHY encoded by the coding sequence ATGGACTTTAAACTTGATTTACTCCCTGAGGAAAAACGAAATTACAACTGCTTGTCAGAGCTTGAAACTCTCTCATTCGGTCAGCTGCGCAGTGATCATATGTTCGTTGCTGAGTACGAAGACGGCGAGTGGAAAAACGCGCGCATAGTTCCTTATCAGAACTTCTCTATTGCCCCTGGCGCAATGGTACTCCATTACGGTCAGGCTCTTTTTGAAGGCGCAAAAGCATTTCAGCGCGATGGTGAACTCTACACATGGCGCTTTGACAAAAATGCAGAACGTTTGAACGAATCTGCACGAATTCTCTGCATGCCTGAAATTCCAGTCGATTTTCAGATTGAAGCACTCAACCGCCTACTCGATATTGAACGCAACTGGTGTCCAAAAGTTGAGGAATCTTCTCTGTACATTCGTCCGTTCATGTTCGCTACACAGGACTCCCTTGGTGTGCATCCTAGCTCTAAGTACATATACTGCATCATGCTTTCCCCAAGTGGCCCTTACTACGCAGGCGGCTTCAGCAATACTGTTACCCTGCTCGTAACCGAAAAATTCCACCGCGCAACCCCGGGTGGTACCGGTGCTGCTAAAGCATGCGGTAACTACGCTGCTTCACTGCGTGCGCAGGAATTTGCAAAATCAAAAAATTGTGCTCAGGTACTCTATCTTGATACCACCAATACCTATCTTGAAGAAGTTGGTGCAATGAACCACTTCCATATCATGAAGGACGGATCTATCATCATTCCAGAATTTACCGACACAATCCTTAAGTCCATCACATCTCAATCCGTGTTGGAACTTTTCCCGAATGCTCGTCAGGAACGCATCAAAATTGCTGACTTCCTCGAGCAGATTGAGAATGGCGAAATCATCGAAGCCGGCGGTTTCGGTACCGCAGCAGTAATTACCCCAGTTGGTAAATACGTAACCGACGACGGCAAAGAATACGTAGTAGGTGACGGCGAAATCGGTAAACACACCCGCGCCATCTACGAAAAATACGTAAGCATGCAGCGCGGCGATATTGAAGCTCCAGAAGGATGGCTCGTTCAAGTTCCTCACTACTAG
- a CDS encoding argininosuccinate synthase: MANDIKKVVLAYSGGLDTSVILKWIALTYNCEVVTLTADLGQEEDLDGVDEKALATGATRAYVEDLREEFARDYIFPMMRANAIYEGRYLLGTSIARPLITKRLIEIAHEEGAQAVAHGATGKGNDQVRFELSAMALDPSIKVIAPWREWNFRSRTDLNNFAEQHGIPLPVAASRKLYSMDRNMLHCSFEGGELESPWLEPGPGSYIMAVPVEEAPDEAEYIELEFINGDPVALNGEKLSPAEMVKALNTVGGKHGVGRLDMVENRFVGMKSRGVYETPGGTILHVAHRDLEGICLDRDTMHLRDSMIPKYAECIYNGFWFAPEREAMQKLIDETQKNVSGTVRIKLYKGNVIPVGRKSPYSLYREDLATFEEDDVYDQADAAGFIKLQGLRLLGYKK; this comes from the coding sequence ATGGCTAATGATATTAAAAAAGTAGTGCTCGCATACTCCGGCGGGCTCGATACTTCCGTAATCCTTAAATGGATTGCACTTACTTACAATTGTGAAGTTGTTACCCTTACTGCTGATTTAGGTCAGGAAGAAGATCTCGACGGCGTAGATGAAAAAGCATTGGCAACCGGTGCTACTCGCGCATACGTTGAAGATCTCCGTGAAGAGTTCGCACGCGACTACATCTTCCCGATGATGCGCGCTAACGCAATCTACGAAGGCCGCTACCTGCTCGGTACTTCCATTGCGCGTCCTCTTATCACTAAACGCCTTATCGAAATTGCACACGAAGAAGGTGCACAGGCCGTAGCACACGGTGCAACCGGTAAAGGTAACGATCAGGTTCGTTTCGAACTTTCTGCAATGGCTCTTGATCCATCCATCAAAGTTATTGCACCTTGGCGCGAATGGAACTTCCGTTCCCGTACAGATCTTAACAACTTTGCAGAACAGCACGGTATTCCGCTTCCTGTTGCAGCATCCCGTAAGCTTTACTCCATGGACAGAAACATGCTTCACTGCTCTTTTGAAGGTGGCGAGCTTGAATCTCCTTGGCTTGAGCCGGGCCCGGGTTCCTACATCATGGCTGTTCCTGTAGAAGAAGCTCCGGACGAAGCTGAATACATTGAACTCGAATTTATCAACGGTGACCCTGTTGCTCTTAACGGTGAAAAATTAAGCCCTGCCGAAATGGTTAAAGCGCTTAACACTGTTGGTGGTAAACACGGCGTCGGTCGTCTCGATATGGTTGAAAACCGTTTCGTTGGCATGAAGTCACGCGGCGTGTACGAAACTCCGGGCGGCACCATCCTGCATGTTGCGCATCGCGATCTCGAAGGCATCTGCCTTGACCGTGATACCATGCACCTGCGCGATTCCATGATTCCTAAGTATGCAGAATGCATCTATAATGGTTTCTGGTTCGCTCCTGAGCGTGAAGCAATGCAGAAACTTATTGATGAAACCCAGAAAAACGTTTCCGGTACTGTCCGTATTAAACTGTACAAAGGTAACGTTATTCCTGTTGGCCGTAAGTCTCCTTACTCTCTCTACCGCGAAGACCTCGCTACTTTTGAAGAGGATGATGTTTACGATCAGGCAGACGCAGCCGGTTTTATTAAGCTTCAGGGCTTACGTCTTCTCGGCTACAAAAAATAG
- a CDS encoding RNA recognition motif domain-containing protein: MVKSIFVGNLAWSAEDDDLRNFFAECGTVIRVRIMKDQETGRSRGFAFVDMDADEADAAIETLNGKNLMGRPATLSEAKAREPRRS, translated from the coding sequence ATGGTAAAAAGTATTTTTGTCGGTAACCTTGCATGGTCCGCTGAAGACGATGATTTACGCAATTTCTTTGCAGAATGTGGCACGGTTATCCGTGTGCGCATTATGAAAGATCAGGAAACTGGTCGTTCCCGCGGGTTTGCATTTGTAGATATGGATGCCGATGAAGCTGATGCTGCAATCGAAACCCTCAATGGTAAAAACTTGATGGGTCGTCCAGCAACTCTTTCCGAAGCTAAAGCACGCGAGCCGCGTCGCTCATAA